A portion of the Mytilus galloprovincialis chromosome 12, xbMytGall1.hap1.1, whole genome shotgun sequence genome contains these proteins:
- the LOC143055335 gene encoding carbohydrate sulfotransferase 1-like gives MKMELHFAILLLILISTYMTGILFIKTHEIDIKQELKNPNVVAKLQDLGDARPTPVIILTYARSGSSFLGDIIRQAEEVFYVFEPLHFLDHHIHLDRLTFFNGTSRNSYQYSILVNNIISSILTFQLMNLPLEFWHGKFDDMHGYQLQTFLTKFKSERTARYSKQMEFEFTIESLQVECLKSKFVVIKTIRASLFLVQGLFSQLERLKILHLVRDPRPTIISQKIYINDFDSVSDYAANLCFRILNDISMSNLLTVLYPSSIVRIRYEILTTKPVDTSKNIYQLLNLTFTKRIQNVIWKKTSSGISGEGPLNTVKGNSVKMVNKWRLSANYSFVKSIDMKCKYLYQKLGYIQISDIDMLKNTSVSLFLP, from the exons ATGAAAATGGAACTACATTTTGCAATATTACTACTTATTCTTATTTCGACATATATGACTGGAATACTGTTCATCAAGACCCATGAAATAG ATATAAAACAAGAGCTAAAGAATCCAAACGTTGTTGCAAAACTTCAAGACC TTGGAGATGCAAGGCCTACCCCTGTTATTATTCTAACATATGCTAGGAGTGGTTCCTCCTTTCTAGGAGATATAATTCGACAAGCAGAAGAAGTATTTTATGTGTTTGAACCATTACATTTCTTAGATCACCACATACATTTGGACAGGTTGACATTTTTTAATGGAACTTCACG AAACAGTTACCAATATTCAATACTTGTCAACAACATCATCAGCAGCATTCTGACATTTCAGCTCATGAATCTACCTTTAGAATTTTGGCATGGAAAGTTTGATGATATGCATGGGTACCAACTGCAGACATTTCTGACAAAATTCAAATCTGAGCGAACAGCAAGATATTCGAAACAAATGGAATTTGAATTTACTATTGAGAGCTTACAAGTTGAATGCCTCAAATCAAAATTTGTTGTAATAAAAACAATCCGTGCGTCTTTATTTCTTGTTCAAGGATTATTCTCACAGTTAGAACGTTTAAAAATATTACATCTCGTGCGCGATCCACGACCGACGATAATTTCCCAGAAAATTTATATCAACGATTTTGATTCTGTTTCAGATTATGCAGCTAATCTGTGTTTTCGAATTTTAAATGACATTTCGATGTCAAACCTTCTCACAGTCTTATATCCTTCAAGTATTGTTCGAATACGGtatgaaattttaacaacaaAACCCGTTGATACCTCTAAAAATATATACCAGCTTTTGAACTTAACTTTCACAAAAAGAATTCAAAATGTAATTTGGAAAAAGACTTCGTCTGGAATATCAGGAGAGGGTCCACTGAACACTGTGAAAGGAAACTCGGTAAAAATGGTCAATAAATGGCGTTTGTCAGCCAATTATTCGTTTGTAAAAAGTATTgatatgaaatgtaaatatttataccaaaaacTTGGTTATATTCAAATTTCTGACATAGATATGTTGAAAAATACGTCCGTATCGTTATTTTTACCGTAA